One window from the genome of Nicotiana sylvestris chromosome 9, ASM39365v2, whole genome shotgun sequence encodes:
- the LOC138876978 gene encoding protein NUCLEAR FUSION DEFECTIVE 6, mitochondrial-like, whose translation MATFAARSFLRSATTSGRAAAARITSGAKPKSSPFRIPTQKPLTARIFRSPVEMSSVIVESMFPYHTATASALLTSMLSATPRSYGWTLEDCNDDA comes from the exons ATGGCCACTTTCGCCGCCAGGTCCTTTCTCCGCTCCGCCACCACCTCCGGCCGAGCCGCCGCCGCCAGAATTACTTCCGGCGCCAAGCCAAAGAGCTCTCCCTTCCGAATACCGACTCAAAAGCCCCTCACCGCTCGCATTTTCAG GTCGCCTGTAGAAATGAGTAGTGTTATAGTGGAATCGATGTTTCCTTATCACACTGCAACTGCCTCGGCATTACTCACTTCAATGCTCTCTGCTACTCCTCGGAGTTACGGTTGGACTCTTGAAG ATTGCAATGATGATGCATGA
- the LOC138878704 gene encoding uncharacterized protein: MRNIKEVRFPKQKRSDPIQMDPNLWCEYHGTNSDQRWDCRHLREEVATLLKNGHLREFLSDWAKNNYSCNRDNVEPSKAGKDPPLLMINIIFGGGDKINSVTFSAAKKTKVSVTHSKRLREVAEDDITFTEEDADGLQLPHNDVLVIFLNVLDFKINRVLVVPGSSTNIIQRRVLEQAKLSRSIIPDTKLLVGFNLASVTTLGVILLPTNVKGVMKTTLFEVVDGHIVYNIILGRSWFYNMKVVPSTYHQLLKFPTFGGIKQIRGDQPVVREMNAISVSSSKGKEHTT, translated from the coding sequence ATGAGGAACATTAAAGAAGTACGGTTCCCGAAGCAAAAGAGATCTGATCCCATCCAAATGGATCCTAATTTGTGGTGTGAATACCATGGAACCAACAGTGACCAGAGATGGGACTGTCGGCATCTGCGTGAGGAGGTGGCGACATTGCTGAAAAACGGTCATCTCAGAGAATTTTTAAGTGACTGGGCTAAAAATAACTACAGCTGCAATCGTGATAATGTAGAACCTTCGAAAGCAGGAAAAGATCCCCCACTCTTGATGATCAACATAATTTTCGGGGGGGGGGACAAGATAAATAGTGTGACATTTTCGGCAGCGAAAAAGACTAAGGTGTCAGTAACCCACAGTAAGAGACTTCGGGAAGTCGCTGAGGACGACATTACTTTCACAGAGGAAGATGCAGATGGATTGCAGTTGCCGCACAATGATGtattagtaatatttttaaatgtcttagattttaaaattaatcgTGTTTTGGTGGTCCCAGGAAGTTCGACCAATATCATCCAACGGAGAGTGTTGGAGCAAGCCAAGCTCAGTAGAAGTATCATTCCGGACACAAAActcctcgtcgggttcaacctaGCTAGCGTGACAACCTTGGGAGTGATCCTGCTGCCCACAAATGTCAAGGGGGTGATGAAAACGACCCTTTTTGAGGTGGTGGATGGCCATATAGTCTATAATATTATCCTGGGGAGGTCGTGGTTCTACAATATGAAAGTTGTGCCTTCAACCTATCATCAGTTGctgaaatttccaactttcggaggaattaaacaaataagaggTGACCAACCAGTAGTaagggagatgaatgcaatcTCAGTTTCCAGTAGTAAAGGCAAGGAGCATACgacatag
- the LOC104232135 gene encoding uncharacterized protein, producing the protein MLFADDIVLIDETRCGINWRLEVWRQALESKGFKLSRTKTEYVECKFSDVTGEADVEVRLDSQVILKRESFKYLGSIIQGDGEINRDVTHRIGVEWMKWRLAFGVLCDKNVSQKLKVKNSHIQKIKVAEMRMLRWMCGHTRLDKIRNEDIRERVSVAPVDDKMREARFRWFGHVRRRSLDAPVRRCERLTLAGTRRGRGRPKKYWGEVIRQDMARLQISEDMALDRNMWRSNIRVVG; encoded by the exons ATGTTGTTCgctgatgatatagttctgattgatgagacgcgatGCGGCATTAATTGGAGATTGGAGGTATGGAGGCAGGCTctagagtctaaaggtttcaaattGAGTAGGACTAAGACGGAATATGTGGAATGTAAGTTCAGCGACGTGACGGGGGAAGCGGATGTGGAAGTCAGACTTGACTCACAGGTCATCCTcaagagagaaagttttaagTACTTAGGGTCAATTATCCAGGGAGATGGGGAGATCAACAGGGATGTTACGCACCGTATTGGAGTGgagtggatgaaatggaggttagcgtttggagtcctgtgtgacaagaatgtgtcacagaaactcaaag tcaagaattcacatatccagaagataaaagtagctgaaatgaggatgttgagatggatgtgtggacaTACTAGGTTGGATAAGATtcggaatgaagatattcgggagagggtGAGCGTGGCTCCCGTGGACgataagatgcgggaagcgcgGTTTAGATGGTTTGGTCACGTGCggaggagaagcctagatgcaccggttaggaggtgtgagcggttgactTTGGCAGGTACAAGAAGAGgcagagggcggcctaagaagtattggggcgaggtgatcaggcaggacatggcgcgacttcagatttccgaggacatggctcttgatagAAACATGTGGAGGTCGAATATTAGGGTGGTAGGCTAG
- the LOC104232134 gene encoding uncharacterized protein produces MAAFTKHFSFIFLLLTLISSLQIYARESQFFNTVPSNNNAEKKTQVVIPNKEQEPNFLPENENNGYGLYGHESGQHPPSTTTINDVEKPYKEINPTTLTNNIHNSKYLSKNYDHVAYVTVLKNDDNNINNDEKYKNTGSTNDNEEYHNGDNTYYSNNNNEEYFNGGGTNNNNYNNNEEYHNGGNIYYNNNNKEYYNGGSTSNNNNNNEEYHNIGSSYYNNNKEYYNGGNNNEEYHNIGNTYYNNNNNNKEYYNGGSTNNNNNNNEGYFNGGSINNNNIGEYHNGGNTYYNNNNKEYYNGGSTSNNNNNNEEYHNIGSTYYNNNNKEYYNSGSSNNNNNNEEYFNGGSTSNNNDEYHNGGNTYYNNNNKEYYNGGSTSNNNNNNEKYLNIGSTYYNNNNYKEYYNGGNTNNNKNEGYFNGGSINNNNEKYHNGDNTFYNNNNKEYYNGGSTSNNNNNNEEYHNIGSTYYNNNNYKEYYNGGNTNNNKNEGYFNGGSINNNNNEEYHNGDNTFYNSNNKEYYNGGSTSNNNNNNEEYHNIGSTYYNNNNYKEYYNGGNTNNNKNEGYFNGGSINNNNEEYHNGDNTFYNNNNKEYYNGGSTSNNNNNNEEYHNIGSTYYNNNNNKEYYNGGSTNNNNNKGYLNGGSTNNNNYNNNEEYHNGGNTYYNNNNKEYYNGGSTSSNNNNYGEYHNKGNTYFNNLNNNKEYYNGDSTNNNKNEGYFNEGFFENGKYFHGVNTEKYAKDPYENTREFATNNNEFKNNFVWIKQNEEKFQDNEEMP; encoded by the coding sequence atgGCTGCCTTTACCAAGCATTTCTCCTTCATCTTCCTCCTTCTTACCCTCATTTCTTCATTGCAAATCTATGCAAGAGAAAGCCAATTCTTTAATACAGTCCCCAGCAACAATAATGCTGAAAAAAAGACACAAGTAGTTATTCCCAACAAAGAACAAGAACCAAACTTCTTGCCTGAAAATGAAAATAATGGTTATGGCCTATATGGTCATGAGTCTGGTCAACATCCTCCTTCCACCACCACTATTAATGATGTAGAAAAACCCTACAAAGAAATCAACCCCACCACCTTAACTAATAATATTCACAACAGCAAATACCTTTCCAAGAATTATGACCATGTGGCCTATGTCACTGTCCTAAAGAACGACGACAATAACATCAATAACGatgaaaagtacaaaaatacTGGTAGTACTAACGACAACGAGGAGTATCACAATGGGGATAACACTTactacagcaacaacaacaatgaggAGTACTTCAATGGTGGCGGTACTAACAACAACAATTACAACAACAACGAGGAGTATCATAATGGAGGTAATATTTactataacaacaataacaaggaGTACTATAATGGTGGCAGTACtagcaataacaacaataacaacgagGAGTATCACAATATAGGTAGCAgttactacaacaacaacaaggaGTACTACAATGGTGGCAATAACAACGAGGAGTATCACAATATAGGTAACacttactacaacaacaacaacaacaacaaggagTACTACAATGGTGGCAgtactaacaacaacaacaacaacaacgaggGGTACTTCAATGGTGGTAgtattaacaacaacaacatcggTGAGTATCACAATGGGGGTAACACTTactataacaacaataacaaggaGTACTACAATGGTGGCAGTActagcaacaacaataataacaatgaGGAGTATCACAATATAGGTAGCacttactacaacaacaacaataaggaGTATTACAATAGTGGCAGTtctaacaataacaacaacaacgagGAGTACTTCAATGGTGGCAGTACTAGCAACAACAACGATGAGTATCACAATGGGGGTAACACTTactataacaacaataataaggAGTACTACAACGGTGGCAGtactagcaacaacaacaataacaacgagAAGTATCTCAATATAGGTAGCacttactacaacaacaacaattacaaGGAGTACTACAATGGTGGCAAtactaacaacaacaaaaacgaGGGGTACTTCAATGGTGGTAGTATTAACAACAACAACGAGAAGTATCATAATGGGGATAATACTTtctataacaacaataacaaggaGTACTATAATGGTGGCAGtactagcaacaacaacaataacaacgagGAATATCACAATATAGGTAGCacttactacaacaacaacaattacaaGGAGTACTACAATGGTGGCAAtactaacaacaacaaaaacgaGGGGTACTTCAATGGTGGTAgtattaacaacaacaacaacgaggAGTATCATAATGGGGATAATACTTTCTATAACAGCAATAACAAGGAGTATTATAATGGTGGCAGtactagcaacaacaacaataacaacgagGAATATCACAATATAGGTAGCacttactacaacaacaacaattacaaGGAGTACTACAATGGTGGCAAtactaacaacaacaaaaacgaGGGGTACTTCAATGGTGGTAGTATTAACAACAACAACGAGGAGTATCATAATGGGGATAATACTTtctataacaacaataacaaggaGTACTATAATGGTGGCAGtactagcaacaacaacaataacaacgagGAATATCACAATATAGGTAGCACTtactacaacaataacaacaacaaggaGTACTATAATGGTGGCagtaccaacaacaacaacaacaaggggTACTTGAATGGTGGAAGtactaacaacaacaactacaacaacaacgAGGAGTATCATAATGGGGGTAATACTTactataacaacaataacaaagagTATTACAATGGTGGCAGTActagcagcaacaacaataactaTGGCGAGTATCACAATAAGGGTAACACTTACTTCAACAACCTCAATAATAACAAGGAGTATTACAATGGTGACAGTACTAATAACAACAAAAACGAGGGGTACTTCAACGAGGGGTTCTTTGAAAATGGAAAATACTTTCATGGTGTCAACACTGAGAAATACGCCAAAGATCCCTATGAAAATACAAGAGAATTCGCAACAAATAACAATGAATTCAAGAATAACTTTGTGTGGATCAAGCAGAACGAAGAGAAGTTCCAAGATAACGAGGAAATGCCTTGA